In Chryseobacterium camelliae, one DNA window encodes the following:
- a CDS encoding TrmH family RNA methyltransferase gives MKDLAQTFEYLKRFLTEERLAKIEHFSPESSDFVLPVLEDVYQFRNAAAIVRSVEACGFHKVVALQEENNFEPNLRVTKGADTWVEVEKLPRTIDSLQEIKNRGYKIVAVSLENNAKMLPEYEVTEPMALVFGTEMEGVSQEILDFADETLAIPMYGFTRSFNVSVAASICMYELKQKLIKSDIDYKLSEEKRLRMKIRWAVNSIRSGEEILNHYLTKTE, from the coding sequence ATGAAGGACCTGGCACAAACTTTCGAATATTTAAAACGTTTTTTAACAGAAGAGCGTCTGGCTAAAATTGAACATTTTTCACCGGAAAGTTCAGATTTTGTGCTTCCTGTACTGGAAGATGTGTATCAGTTCAGAAATGCAGCAGCAATTGTGCGGTCCGTGGAAGCCTGCGGATTTCATAAGGTGGTGGCTTTACAGGAGGAAAATAATTTTGAGCCCAACCTGCGGGTAACCAAAGGAGCGGATACCTGGGTGGAGGTGGAAAAGCTTCCTAGGACCATCGATTCTTTGCAGGAAATTAAAAACAGAGGCTATAAAATCGTTGCGGTCTCTCTGGAAAATAATGCAAAGATGCTTCCCGAGTATGAAGTTACAGAACCCATGGCCCTCGTGTTTGGGACTGAAATGGAAGGTGTTTCCCAGGAAATCCTGGATTTTGCCGATGAGACACTGGCTATTCCCATGTACGGTTTTACCAGAAGCTTCAACGTTTCTGTAGCGGCCTCGATCTGCATGTATGAGCTGAAACAGAAGCTTATAAAATCGGACATCGATTATAAACTGAGCGAAGAAAAAAGGCTGAGAATGAAGATCCGATGGGCGGTAAACTCAATCCGGAGCGGAGAAGAGATCCTGAATCATTACCTGACCAAAACCGAATAA